Part of the Sodalinema gerasimenkoae IPPAS B-353 genome is shown below.
TGGAAGGCTAAGGGAGGACGCAAACGCTCTAACCTGCGCCAACGCTTTCATGGATGGCTTAAGGCTACGATTCGAGACTTGACCGAGATGAAGTGGCAAGAGATTGGTGGCAAGGTCATTGATATCGTTGCCGCCTATACCTCAAAGCTGGCTTATGACGGCAGTGGAGTGGTGCGGCGGAACTCCAAAAACTATGCTCTGGCTAAATTTTCCTCGGGCAAGCGATACAATGCAGACCTTAATGGGGCGCTTAATATTGCTGCCCGAGGTATTCTTCAGCTCACTCGCCGAAAGGACAGTGAGGAACGTTCGAGCCAACGTTCTCGACGTTCGCCTAGAAGCTGGGCTTGTTTGTGTGACCTGTGGACTAATAATATAGTCTCAGGTTAGCACCGATACCCCCACCTCGCCCAAGGCAGGTGGGGTGAGCTTCATTAAATCCTCCCACGATGTAAACAGCCGATGAGGTTCCGGCGATGATAACAATGATCGTAAAAACTTTTTCCGTGGTGGACTCAAGGGGGTTCACTTCGCTGTAACCCACCCCAAAAATGGTGATGATCACCATATAAATCGCATCAATCCACTCCCAGCCCAGGAGGACATAGCCCATCACAGCGAAGGCGATCGTGCAAACAAAGACAACGCCGCCTAGGAGCATCTGTCTAAAAGCACGGTGCATGAGGTATCCCGTAATTTAAAGTTAGGGAATCGAGAGGCCCTGAAAATACTCTGACACAATTTGCAAAATCCGTTCGGACGCCCGACCGTCCCCAAAGGGATTCACCGCGTTAGCCATCGTGGCGTAGGCCTGGGAATCTTGCAGGAGTGTGACTGCTTCCGAGACGATGCGATCGCTCTCGGTTCCAATCAGCTTCGCCGTCCCCGCCTCAATCGCTTCTGGACGTTCTGTGGTCTCTCGTAAGACTAACACGGGTTTTCCTAGGGCCGGGGCCTCCTCCTGAAGGCCTCCTGAGTCCGTCAACAGAAGGGTACAACGGGCGATCGCCCCTACCAGGGCAGTATAGTCGAGGGGTTCTGTCAGAAACACCCGCTCATGCTGACCTAAAATCCGTTGCAACGGCTCACGCACCGTCGGGTTACGGTGTAACGGCAGCAACAGAGCCGTATCCGGAACCTGATCGAGAATCCGCAAAAAGCCCTCCGCAATCGATTGCAGGCGATCGCCCCAATTCTCCCGCCGATGCACCGTCGCTAACAACACCCGCTGCTGAGTCCAATCCAGTCCCGCCACCTCACAAGGGGGAGTTTGCTCCGCCACCGACAGCAGCGCATCAATCACCGTATTTCCCGTATGATGAATCGCCCCCACCACCCCTGACTTGCGTAAATTTTCCACCGCCCGAGTCGTGGGCGCAAAATGCAACGTCGTCAGTTGAGAAATCAAACGGCGGTTGGCTTCCTCAGGATAGGGATCAAACAGCTCATCGGTTCTTAGCCCAGCTTCAACATGACCAACCGGAATTTTTTGATAGAATGCA
Proteins encoded:
- the wecB gene encoding non-hydrolyzing UDP-N-acetylglucosamine 2-epimerase codes for the protein MSSPSLRVCITLGTRPEAIKLAPVIRCFQQSTEFETQVILTGQHREMVQQVMDLFQLSAQRDLDIMKPKQTLTDITRRSLQGLESIFQELGPDLVVVQGDTTTAFAAALAAFYQKIPVGHVEAGLRTDELFDPYPEEANRRLISQLTTLHFAPTTRAVENLRKSGVVGAIHHTGNTVIDALLSVAEQTPPCEVAGLDWTQQRVLLATVHRRENWGDRLQSIAEGFLRILDQVPDTALLLPLHRNPTVREPLQRILGQHERVFLTEPLDYTALVGAIARCTLLLTDSGGLQEEAPALGKPVLVLRETTERPEAIEAGTAKLIGTESDRIVSEAVTLLQDSQAYATMANAVNPFGDGRASERILQIVSEYFQGLSIP
- a CDS encoding potassium channel family protein — encoded protein: MHRAFRQMLLGGVVFVCTIAFAVMGYVLLGWEWIDAIYMVIITIFGVGYSEVNPLESTTEKVFTIIVIIAGTSSAVYIVGGFNEAHPTCLGRGGGIGANLRLYY